In Polaromonas sp. JS666, one genomic interval encodes:
- a CDS encoding pilus assembly protein TadG-related protein — MKTTSGYRKSERGAVAIIFGLTVVVLFAMGGVVLDLGHLYIAKAELQNAADAAALAGAKDLNETTPGIDAAVATAQTISAKNKYNFSTDVTLALANIEFGPSPDGPWSSVATARAAPQGMTFIKVDTGLKVLGTYLMRVAGVDTVSTFGLAVAGRFVNNVTPIGVCAVDPATKTAKYSYTQPDGTELTELVEFGFRRGVTYNLFGLNPLADGPFDPYLLNPVDSPPSACNPANSSANFTAPFLCSGTSAIVSAGSGKVYTNTGLTAPLADSLNSRFGDPKALTSGKCIAASAPPDTNIREYPCKGPADQACVNPGASTPPPVKWMEKGADTFPNREFVALAGPKPNYKLPSSSTPSVPAPSSTFAQFPDYGVLWSYAPPYQFDATPTSKVGAAITPEQANLNPMYSTATPAVPYFNTIDNPTDPTNVDRYPATAGTGFPAGTPAAPYNQTSGPYFMSGGASGVRNRRILNIVLVDCTVAPVGPAACGEMTAVGVGKFFMQVKADFSGGPTRQLSVEFAGLVSPVPTSVIMLYK, encoded by the coding sequence ATGAAAACGACATCGGGATATCGAAAAAGTGAACGGGGCGCCGTTGCCATCATCTTCGGCCTGACCGTTGTCGTCCTGTTTGCGATGGGCGGCGTTGTTCTTGACCTTGGCCACCTTTATATTGCCAAGGCGGAATTGCAAAATGCCGCGGATGCTGCAGCGCTGGCGGGTGCGAAGGACCTCAACGAAACCACCCCCGGCATAGACGCTGCGGTCGCCACGGCACAAACGATATCGGCAAAGAACAAATATAACTTTTCTACCGACGTGACACTGGCCTTGGCGAACATTGAGTTTGGCCCCAGCCCGGACGGCCCCTGGTCCAGCGTTGCCACGGCGCGGGCCGCTCCGCAAGGCATGACCTTCATCAAGGTGGATACCGGGCTCAAGGTGCTTGGCACTTATCTGATGCGCGTCGCGGGCGTCGACACGGTGAGCACATTTGGCCTTGCCGTCGCCGGTCGTTTTGTCAACAACGTTACTCCGATTGGCGTGTGTGCCGTCGATCCGGCCACCAAAACGGCAAAATACAGTTATACGCAACCCGATGGCACAGAATTAACTGAACTTGTCGAATTTGGATTTCGGCGCGGCGTAACCTACAACCTTTTCGGTTTGAATCCGCTGGCCGACGGTCCCTTCGATCCGTATTTACTCAACCCGGTCGACTCTCCACCCAGTGCATGTAATCCCGCGAATTCCAGCGCCAATTTCACGGCACCTTTCCTGTGCTCGGGGACCAGCGCCATCGTCTCCGCCGGCTCAGGCAAGGTGTATACCAACACCGGCTTGACTGCTCCTTTGGCAGATTCTCTGAATTCTCGTTTCGGTGACCCTAAAGCTCTAACGTCCGGCAAGTGCATAGCAGCATCCGCCCCGCCCGATACGAACATCAGGGAATACCCGTGCAAGGGTCCAGCCGACCAGGCATGTGTCAATCCGGGTGCTTCTACCCCTCCGCCAGTGAAATGGATGGAAAAGGGGGCTGACACTTTTCCTAACAGGGAGTTCGTGGCGTTGGCCGGGCCAAAGCCAAACTACAAACTGCCATCATCATCAACCCCGTCGGTGCCAGCCCCAAGCTCGACATTTGCCCAGTTCCCTGATTATGGTGTGCTATGGTCTTACGCCCCCCCCTACCAGTTCGACGCCACCCCTACCTCAAAGGTCGGGGCCGCCATCACACCCGAGCAGGCAAATCTGAATCCGATGTACAGCACGGCTACCCCCGCCGTCCCCTACTTTAATACTATTGATAATCCTACTGATCCGACGAACGTCGATCGTTATCCCGCCACTGCGGGTACCGGCTTTCCTGCTGGCACGCCCGCTGCCCCCTACAACCAAACAAGCGGGCCTTACTTCATGTCGGGTGGCGCATCAGGCGTGCGCAATCGCCGCATTCTCAATATCGTTCTGGTCGATTGCACCGTGGCTCCCGTTGGTCCCGCGGCTTGCGGTGAAATGACAGCAGTCGGCGTCGGCAAATTCTTCATGCAGGTCAAGGCCGACTTCAGCGGTGGTCCAACCAGACAATTGAGCGTGGAATTTGCCGGACTGGTCAGTCCGGTTCCAACATCCGTGATCATGCTCTATAAGTGA
- a CDS encoding TadE/TadG family type IV pilus assembly protein: MEFALILALLISLLAGIFEFGRAFWYYDALTKATRDGARLMSVTDKATLNTADTGGIALTKTLVVNAVTSAGVPDFANGNVEVTCLDATFADATCTDGTAPGGVRVRIVGYSMTIGQFIPFLLGGSSSYTANLSPHTTMRYMQ, encoded by the coding sequence GTGGAATTCGCCCTGATCCTTGCCTTGCTCATCAGCTTACTGGCCGGAATTTTCGAATTTGGCCGCGCTTTCTGGTACTACGATGCGCTGACCAAGGCCACGCGGGATGGGGCACGCCTGATGTCGGTCACGGACAAGGCAACCCTCAACACAGCAGATACTGGCGGTATAGCATTAACAAAAACGCTAGTGGTCAACGCCGTGACAAGCGCGGGCGTGCCCGATTTCGCGAATGGAAACGTTGAGGTCACTTGCCTCGATGCGACTTTCGCCGACGCCACATGCACCGATGGCACCGCCCCGGGTGGGGTGCGGGTTCGGATCGTGGGTTACTCCATGACCATCGGTCAGTTCATTCCTTTTCTGCTCGGCGGAAGTTCTTCGTACACGGCAAACCTCTCGCCGCACACCACCATGCGCTACATGCAATGA
- a CDS encoding TadE/TadG family type IV pilus assembly protein has translation MRTSPPPKHPSAHRSPFKRQGGVAAVEFAIISLLFFTILFAILEFGRMLYVYNTMQEVTRRAAREAVVRWTNQESAVKSLALFGGTSLPAGAEVTSGNISISYLTKSGAAVNPPPLSPGDNISACGDADRAPISCIYSVRVSIENVTYSPMVSLFSFLNIGLPTSVVTMHAESMGFNGN, from the coding sequence ATGCGAACCTCACCTCCACCGAAACACCCATCAGCGCATCGATCACCTTTCAAGCGACAAGGAGGTGTTGCCGCTGTTGAATTTGCCATCATCTCCCTGCTCTTTTTCACCATCTTGTTTGCCATCCTCGAGTTCGGGCGGATGCTTTACGTTTACAACACCATGCAGGAAGTGACCCGGCGCGCCGCACGTGAAGCCGTGGTGCGCTGGACCAATCAGGAGAGCGCGGTCAAATCGCTCGCCTTGTTCGGCGGCACATCGCTTCCTGCAGGCGCCGAAGTGACGTCAGGCAATATCAGCATCAGCTACCTGACCAAGAGTGGCGCAGCGGTCAATCCTCCACCGCTGAGTCCCGGCGACAACATCTCCGCATGTGGCGATGCCGACCGAGCACCTATCAGCTGCATCTACAGCGTGCGCGTCTCGATAGAGAACGTGACCTACAGCCCAATGGTCAGCCTGTTCAGTTTTCTGAACATCGGGTTGCCCACCTCTGTTGTCACCATGCATGCGGAAAGCATGGGATTTAATGGTAATTGA
- a CDS encoding AAA family ATPase produces MDVVYGALEKLAGIADLSSPDVLVLDQPSVEGGDLERLERLSHLYPRMAFILLCQQKTPEFLIQAMRAGVREVLPSPVDASELVPAIERVEQKLESSAQANGQVLAFVSCKGGSGATFLATNLGYALAVQEKKRVALIDLNLQFGDASLFVSDQKPQVTLSEVCQQIHRLDPSFFASSMLSIEPNYGVLAAPEDPTHASYVKPEHIDLILKLARRHYDFILLDMGRSLDAVSIRALDQADMIFPILQTTLPFIRDGKRLLNVFRSLDYRKDKIHLIVNRHEKNGEIRRQDLEAAYGMEVYRSIPNHYEAAAASVNQGVPILKLAKNSPVSKALQEFARSLVGDENQASQGWFSRVFQRA; encoded by the coding sequence GTGGATGTCGTTTACGGCGCACTGGAAAAGCTGGCCGGAATCGCCGATCTATCGTCACCGGACGTACTGGTGCTCGACCAACCGTCGGTGGAAGGTGGCGACCTGGAGCGGCTTGAGCGCCTGAGCCACCTGTATCCGCGCATGGCATTCATTCTGCTTTGCCAGCAGAAAACACCAGAATTCCTCATTCAGGCCATGCGCGCCGGGGTGCGCGAGGTCTTGCCTTCGCCCGTGGACGCCAGCGAACTGGTGCCGGCTATTGAGCGCGTTGAACAAAAGCTCGAAAGCAGCGCTCAGGCCAACGGACAGGTGCTGGCCTTCGTTTCCTGCAAGGGCGGCAGCGGTGCCACCTTCCTGGCCACCAACCTCGGGTACGCCCTGGCGGTGCAGGAAAAAAAGCGGGTTGCGCTCATTGACCTGAACCTGCAGTTTGGCGATGCGTCGCTGTTTGTATCTGACCAAAAACCGCAAGTCACCCTTTCGGAAGTCTGCCAGCAAATACATCGGCTCGACCCTTCGTTTTTTGCATCGAGCATGCTCAGCATCGAACCAAACTATGGTGTGCTGGCGGCCCCTGAAGACCCGACGCATGCGAGCTACGTGAAGCCCGAGCATATCGACCTGATTCTCAAGCTCGCTCGGCGCCATTACGACTTCATTTTGCTGGACATGGGCCGCAGCCTGGACGCGGTGAGCATACGCGCGCTGGACCAGGCGGACATGATTTTCCCGATCCTGCAGACCACCCTGCCCTTCATCCGGGATGGCAAACGGCTCCTCAATGTTTTTCGTTCGCTGGACTACCGCAAGGACAAAATTCACCTGATCGTGAACCGGCACGAGAAAAACGGGGAAATCAGGCGGCAGGACCTGGAGGCTGCCTACGGCATGGAAGTCTACAGAAGCATACCCAACCACTATGAAGCCGCAGCGGCTTCAGTCAACCAGGGTGTGCCGATATTGAAGCTCGCGAAAAACAGCCCTGTTTCAAAGGCCCTGCAGGAATTCGCCAGGTCGCTGGTAGGAGACGAAAACCAGGCGTCCCAGGGTTGGTTTTCGCGGGTTTTCCAGCGTGCCTGA
- a CDS encoding CpaF family protein, which yields MNAENISIRERLGTGGGSGNVNGAMKGTAQISSSRPGGIDNRAYQELKHHIHQTLLDRVDLESMQRLSQVQIREELRMLVERLLEEEVVVINETERKNLTRDIQNEMLGFGPLETLLADPTVSDILVNTYKQVYVERRGKLELTDVTFSNDAHLMKIIDKIVSRVGRRIDESSPMVDARLPDGSRVNAIIPPLAIDGPIMSIRRFAAQPLRLADLVEFKSLTAEMAEILRGLGKAKVNILISGGTGSGKTTMLNVISGFISEAERIVTVEDAAELQLQQPHIVRLETRPPNIEGKGEVTQRALVRNALRMRPDRIILGEVRGGEALDMLQAMNTGHEGSMATIHANTSRDALTRLENMVSMAVATLPTKAMRQQISSAISVVVQVARLTDGKRKIVSVQEITGMEGEVITMQEIFTFKQTGLGENGAVLGYFCATGVRPRFLERLQAFGISVSDKLFDPTRQYH from the coding sequence ATGAATGCAGAAAACATCTCAATCAGGGAACGCCTGGGCACCGGGGGCGGCAGCGGCAATGTCAACGGCGCCATGAAGGGTACCGCGCAAATTTCCAGCTCGCGCCCAGGCGGCATCGACAACCGCGCCTATCAGGAGCTGAAGCACCACATCCACCAAACCCTGCTGGACCGGGTTGACCTGGAAAGCATGCAGCGCCTTTCGCAGGTGCAGATTCGGGAAGAGCTGCGGATGCTCGTCGAACGCCTGCTCGAGGAAGAAGTCGTCGTCATCAACGAGACCGAGCGAAAGAACCTGACGCGCGATATCCAGAACGAGATGCTCGGGTTTGGTCCGCTGGAGACGCTGCTGGCCGACCCAACCGTGTCCGACATACTCGTCAACACCTACAAGCAGGTGTACGTGGAGCGCAGGGGCAAGCTGGAGCTGACCGATGTGACGTTCTCCAATGACGCGCACCTGATGAAGATCATTGACAAGATTGTCTCGCGTGTTGGCCGGCGCATTGATGAGTCCAGCCCCATGGTGGACGCGCGACTGCCCGACGGCTCGCGTGTCAATGCCATCATTCCGCCGCTCGCCATTGATGGCCCCATCATGTCGATTCGCCGGTTTGCCGCCCAACCGCTGCGCCTGGCCGATCTGGTCGAATTCAAGAGCCTGACCGCTGAAATGGCGGAAATTCTGCGGGGGCTGGGCAAGGCCAAGGTCAACATCCTGATCTCTGGCGGCACAGGCAGCGGCAAGACCACCATGCTCAATGTGATCTCGGGCTTCATCAGCGAGGCCGAACGCATCGTGACCGTGGAGGATGCGGCCGAGCTGCAACTTCAGCAGCCGCACATCGTGCGCCTGGAGACACGCCCGCCGAATATCGAGGGCAAGGGCGAGGTGACCCAGCGGGCGCTGGTGCGCAACGCGCTGCGCATGCGACCAGACCGCATCATTCTGGGCGAGGTGCGCGGCGGCGAGGCGCTAGACATGCTGCAGGCCATGAACACCGGTCATGAGGGATCGATGGCCACCATACACGCCAACACCTCGCGCGATGCGCTCACCCGGCTGGAGAACATGGTCAGTATGGCCGTGGCGACCTTGCCCACCAAGGCCATGCGCCAGCAGATCAGCTCGGCGATCAGCGTGGTGGTGCAGGTGGCGCGGCTGACCGATGGCAAGCGCAAGATAGTTTCCGTCCAGGAGATCACCGGCATGGAAGGCGAAGTGATCACCATGCAGGAAATTTTTACCTTCAAACAGACAGGACTGGGCGAAAACGGCGCAGTTCTCGGGTATTTCTGTGCCACCGGTGTTCGCCCGCGATTTCTGGAGAGGCTGCAGGCGTTTGGTATCAGCGTTTCAGACAAACTGTTTGACCCCACACGGCAGTATCACTGA
- a CDS encoding type II secretion system F family protein, which produces MDYLYYLFATLIFIAVVLLVEGLYLSWNSTKGPEAERVARRLRVMSAGGHGDAQSISITKERLLSETPVMQRILLGVPRVGTLDRLLQQSGLSWSVGEFLGMALIAFLVVFFAGSYLAVPLLLRLALAGAAALLPFLYVTRAKRKRLDRIEHQLPDALDLMGRALRAGHAFPTALKMVGDEMNDPLAGEFRIAFDEVNFGIAMPDALMNMATRVPSTDLRYFVIAVLIQRETGGNLSELLTSISAIIRDRIKLMGQVRVLSAEGKMSAWVLSLLPFGAAFMIQLTNPKFLEVLYTDPAGRKMLAAAIVMMALGILVMRKIIRIRV; this is translated from the coding sequence ATGGACTATCTCTACTACCTTTTTGCCACGCTGATTTTCATTGCGGTGGTCCTTCTGGTTGAGGGCCTGTACCTCAGCTGGAACTCTACCAAGGGGCCTGAAGCCGAGCGTGTGGCGCGTCGCCTGCGCGTCATGTCGGCGGGCGGACACGGTGATGCGCAAAGTATTTCCATTACCAAGGAACGACTGCTGAGCGAAACGCCAGTCATGCAGCGCATTTTGCTGGGGGTTCCGCGCGTTGGCACGCTGGACCGCCTGCTCCAGCAGTCAGGGCTGTCCTGGAGTGTGGGCGAATTCCTCGGAATGGCATTGATTGCCTTCCTGGTTGTTTTCTTTGCAGGCAGTTACCTTGCCGTGCCCTTGCTGCTGCGGCTGGCGCTGGCGGGCGCTGCTGCCCTGCTCCCATTTCTTTATGTCACGAGAGCCAAGCGCAAGCGTCTGGATCGCATCGAGCACCAACTGCCTGATGCGCTGGACTTGATGGGCCGCGCCTTGCGCGCCGGCCACGCCTTTCCGACGGCGCTGAAGATGGTGGGCGACGAGATGAACGACCCCTTGGCCGGAGAATTTCGCATCGCTTTTGACGAGGTGAACTTTGGCATTGCCATGCCGGATGCCCTGATGAACATGGCCACGCGGGTACCCAGCACCGATCTGCGCTACTTTGTGATTGCCGTGCTGATCCAGCGGGAAACGGGCGGCAATCTTTCAGAATTGTTAACGAGTATCAGCGCCATCATCCGGGACCGGATCAAGCTGATGGGGCAGGTACGGGTGCTGTCTGCCGAGGGCAAGATGTCAGCCTGGGTGCTGTCTCTGCTGCCGTTCGGAGCGGCATTCATGATCCAGCTGACGAACCCCAAGTTTCTTGAGGTGCTGTATACCGACCCCGCAGGCCGCAAGATGCTCGCCGCCGCCATCGTCATGATGGCGCTCGGCATCCTGGTCATGCGCAAGATCATTCGAATCCGGGTGTGA
- a CDS encoding type II secretion system F family protein has protein sequence MTTLQLAFLGLIFVAVFGVVMLALRLFAANPVQDRLDVAVGRSTPIANDEPNPWVARIIKLSGPLAKLSLPSDGWEMSALRTRFMNAGFRQPSAPAIYFAAKTTLAAGLPLMAFFILSTGGAKYGTNTLLFWLLSAAAFGYYLPNVLLKNLISRRQREIFESFPDALDLMTVCVEAGLAMDAALARVASEIGLKSAVLSEELQLVTLELRAGSSKEKALRNLALRTGVDDVDALVAMLIQSERFGTSIADSLRVQSDQLRTKRRQRAEEQAAKIALKLLFPLIFFIFPSLLVVLMGPAFIQIYRVLLPTMAGGN, from the coding sequence ATGACCACTCTTCAACTTGCGTTTCTGGGGCTGATTTTTGTGGCTGTTTTCGGTGTCGTCATGCTGGCGCTGCGCCTGTTTGCAGCCAACCCTGTGCAGGACCGCCTGGATGTCGCCGTTGGCCGTTCGACCCCGATTGCCAACGACGAACCCAACCCATGGGTGGCACGCATCATCAAATTGAGCGGGCCGCTGGCCAAGCTTTCCTTGCCCAGCGATGGCTGGGAAATGTCAGCGCTGCGTACGCGTTTCATGAATGCGGGTTTTCGCCAGCCTTCTGCTCCGGCCATCTACTTTGCCGCCAAAACGACACTGGCCGCCGGCCTGCCGCTGATGGCGTTTTTTATCCTGAGTACGGGTGGTGCAAAGTACGGCACCAACACGCTGCTGTTCTGGCTGCTCAGTGCGGCAGCTTTCGGGTACTACCTGCCCAACGTTTTACTGAAGAACCTGATTTCGCGCCGCCAGCGGGAGATATTCGAGAGCTTTCCAGATGCCCTGGATTTGATGACCGTCTGTGTGGAGGCTGGGCTTGCCATGGACGCGGCGCTCGCCCGCGTTGCATCCGAGATTGGCCTGAAAAGCGCCGTGTTGAGTGAAGAACTCCAACTGGTCACACTCGAACTGCGTGCAGGCAGCTCCAAGGAAAAGGCCCTGCGCAACCTCGCGCTTCGTACCGGCGTCGATGATGTCGACGCCCTGGTCGCCATGCTGATCCAGTCGGAGCGTTTCGGCACCAGCATTGCCGACTCGCTGCGGGTGCAGTCAGACCAGTTGCGCACCAAGCGCCGCCAGCGCGCTGAAGAACAGGCCGCAAAAATTGCGCTGAAGCTGCTGTTTCCGTTGATATTTTTCATTTTCCCATCCCTGCTGGTCGTGCTGATGGGGCCGGCATTCATCCAGATTTACCGCGTACTGCTGCCCACCATGGCCGGCGGCAATTGA
- a CDS encoding LytR C-terminal domain-containing protein has translation MFTLRPIVIALGAGLLQACVAPPTQKELAMQPVLRVRHSADQTAATYYQLGKYHQERGNVDLARAAYAYSVELDGRQLEARNALAAIHAQQGRLEDAKVLLLQLVAEYPAVAHPYNNLGFVHYLQGNYDAAVATLQRALVLDSENQRTRNNLQAAKVELAKLGERPAVARAPAPATMDTQGVLPGQATATITENRKDEMTATATAVSTPAPVPAPIPVSVPTVAVQRPAELAVSPAPAPRTQELAVAISPSVPQARMEVVQVVPNVFELRPKPAVAAVAAVAAIAPIIADRQPEKAVVGAATLVPVPALAAARATTSPPSVAATKMSRVEVSNGNGITGMAKRIKGVLGRYGIAVSRLTNDRPFKQQDTKIQYRAGYEQAAESLKLALRGHAVVVPVNKLSGNTDVRLVLGKDAVAHMALIEEWASQSRLASNGEGEISNH, from the coding sequence ATGTTCACACTCCGCCCGATCGTGATTGCCTTGGGTGCCGGCCTGTTGCAGGCCTGCGTGGCGCCCCCTACGCAGAAGGAACTCGCCATGCAGCCCGTGTTGCGGGTGCGCCATTCGGCCGACCAGACGGCTGCGACCTATTACCAGCTCGGCAAATACCACCAGGAGCGCGGCAATGTCGATCTTGCGCGCGCCGCCTATGCTTATTCGGTAGAACTGGATGGCCGGCAACTGGAAGCGCGCAATGCGCTCGCCGCCATTCACGCCCAGCAGGGCAGGCTTGAAGACGCCAAGGTGCTACTGCTTCAGCTTGTCGCCGAGTACCCGGCGGTTGCGCATCCGTACAACAACCTTGGCTTTGTTCACTATCTGCAGGGCAATTACGATGCCGCCGTGGCTACGCTACAGCGTGCGCTGGTGCTGGATTCGGAAAACCAGCGGACCCGCAACAATCTCCAGGCGGCAAAGGTGGAACTCGCAAAACTTGGTGAGCGTCCTGCCGTTGCGCGGGCACCTGCGCCAGCGACGATGGACACACAAGGCGTCCTGCCAGGACAAGCCACGGCAACCATCACTGAAAATCGCAAGGATGAGATGACGGCAACGGCAACGGCAGTCAGTACACCCGCCCCCGTACCCGCTCCCATACCCGTATCTGTGCCCACAGTCGCGGTGCAGCGCCCTGCCGAACTGGCTGTGTCGCCCGCGCCTGCACCACGAACGCAGGAACTTGCGGTTGCGATTTCGCCCTCGGTGCCGCAAGCCCGCATGGAGGTGGTGCAGGTCGTGCCTAATGTGTTTGAACTCAGGCCCAAACCTGCTGTTGCCGCTGTTGCTGCTGTTGCTGCTATTGCCCCCATCATTGCTGACAGGCAACCCGAGAAAGCAGTTGTGGGAGCGGCAACCCTTGTTCCCGTTCCTGCGCTTGCTGCTGCACGTGCTACAACTTCCCCCCCTTCTGTCGCCGCCACCAAAATGTCCAGAGTGGAAGTTTCCAACGGCAACGGCATCACCGGCATGGCCAAACGAATCAAGGGTGTGCTTGGCAGGTACGGCATTGCCGTGAGCCGGCTGACCAATGACCGCCCTTTCAAGCAGCAGGACACGAAAATACAGTACCGGGCTGGCTACGAACAGGCCGCAGAAAGCCTGAAACTTGCCCTGCGGGGCCATGCGGTGGTGGTGCCAGTCAATAAGCTGTCGGGCAATACCGATGTGCGACTGGTACTGGGAAAAGACGCCGTCGCGCACATGGCCCTGATTGAGGAATGGGCCAGCCAGTCGCGTTTGGCGTCAAATGGGGAAGGCGAAATCAGCAACCATTGA
- a CDS encoding DsbC family protein, giving the protein MTFKIFPTALIAACLLFSGCNDAPNAASGTTAATRVSLDAIAAEAKGFTVGSTLSARTVYVFFDAQCPHCAALWNAAKPLKSEAKFVWIPVGILNSSSTLQGATLLAAADPIAAMDEHETSLLAKRGGINAGSDIDTQKAAVAKNTALMKRFGFGSIPTIVGTHAQTGALVTQEGALRTPALAALLGLKDPGGQPAAPAQ; this is encoded by the coding sequence ATGACATTCAAAATTTTCCCCACCGCGCTCATTGCGGCATGCCTGTTATTTTCGGGCTGCAATGACGCTCCGAACGCAGCCTCTGGCACAACTGCGGCCACGCGAGTCTCCCTAGACGCGATTGCCGCAGAGGCCAAGGGCTTTACCGTCGGCTCAACCCTCAGCGCGCGCACCGTGTATGTTTTCTTTGACGCCCAGTGCCCGCATTGCGCCGCCTTGTGGAACGCTGCCAAACCACTGAAGTCAGAGGCCAAATTTGTCTGGATACCGGTGGGTATCCTGAATTCGTCCAGCACCTTGCAAGGTGCCACCCTGCTGGCAGCCGCCGACCCTATTGCCGCAATGGACGAACACGAAACCTCGCTTCTCGCCAAGCGGGGTGGTATCAATGCTGGCAGCGACATTGATACGCAAAAGGCTGCGGTGGCAAAGAACACCGCATTGATGAAACGTTTCGGCTTTGGTTCCATCCCGACCATCGTCGGCACGCATGCGCAGACCGGTGCCCTCGTTACGCAGGAAGGCGCCTTGCGCACCCCGGCCCTCGCGGCATTGCTCGGCCTCAAGGATCCCGGCGGACAGCCTGCCGCGCCTGCACAGTAA
- a CDS encoding methylated-DNA--[protein]-cysteine S-methyltransferase, translating to MSTEGFALFDTPLGHCGIAWGDRGLVGVLLPEHSLAQTRARMKRLYPQMHEMPPVPEAQAAITRITALLNGERDDLSDIALDMSEVPPFHQRVYEVARAIPPGRTLTYGEVAARIGEPGAARAVGQALGHNPFAPVVPCHRVLAVGARSGGFSAGGGVATKLRMLQIEGAQIGDAPGLFDGDGPLQQVRNSPDTLADKPRMGQQRK from the coding sequence ATGAGCACCGAAGGCTTCGCGCTGTTTGACACTCCCCTTGGCCACTGCGGCATTGCCTGGGGCGACCGTGGGCTGGTGGGCGTGCTATTGCCCGAGCACAGCCTGGCGCAGACTCGCGCTCGCATGAAGCGCTTGTATCCGCAGATGCATGAAATGCCTCCTGTGCCCGAAGCCCAGGCCGCGATCACCCGCATAACGGCCCTCCTGAACGGCGAGCGGGACGACCTGAGCGACATCGCGCTGGACATGAGCGAAGTGCCGCCATTTCATCAGCGGGTGTACGAGGTCGCTCGCGCCATTCCGCCGGGCCGCACGCTCACCTATGGTGAAGTAGCCGCCCGGATCGGTGAGCCGGGCGCTGCCCGCGCTGTGGGGCAGGCCTTGGGTCACAACCCCTTCGCGCCCGTCGTGCCCTGCCACCGTGTGCTGGCCGTGGGCGCCCGCTCGGGAGGCTTCTCGGCCGGCGGCGGCGTGGCAACCAAGCTGCGCATGCTGCAGATTGAGGGCGCGCAGATTGGCGACGCGCCTGGCTTGTTTGACGGTGACGGGCCGCTCCAGCAAGTGCGCAATTCGCCAGACACTCTTGCCGACAAGCCCCGGATGGGCCAACAACGCAAATAG
- a CDS encoding SDR family oxidoreductase, with protein sequence MITDFKGKTAVLTGAGSGFGLECARIGAKLGMNLVLVDVQQDALDQASAEIRATGAQVLPFRLDVASAEQMEAMGKAVFERFGAPHFVFNNAGVGSGGLIWENSVKDWEWVLGVNVMGVVHGVRIFTPMMLEAAAKDPAWQGHIVNTASMAGLLNPPNMGVYNVSKHAVVSLSETLYQDLSLVTDQIGASVLCPFFVATGIGMSHRNRPAELATDKPTKSQLIQQAMTGKAVGSGKVTAAHVAQLVFDAIAANQFYIYSHPKAIHSVQTRLEDVLQARNPTDPFADKPEIGQQLKQALRAA encoded by the coding sequence ATGATCACGGACTTCAAAGGAAAAACTGCGGTGCTGACCGGCGCGGGGTCAGGTTTCGGCCTGGAGTGCGCGCGCATAGGGGCCAAGCTGGGCATGAACCTGGTGCTGGTCGATGTGCAGCAGGATGCACTGGATCAGGCAAGCGCCGAGATCAGGGCCACCGGGGCCCAGGTGCTGCCCTTCAGGCTGGACGTTGCCAGTGCCGAACAGATGGAGGCCATGGGCAAGGCGGTGTTTGAGCGTTTTGGCGCACCGCATTTTGTATTCAACAACGCCGGCGTCGGCTCCGGCGGACTGATCTGGGAGAACAGCGTCAAGGACTGGGAGTGGGTGCTGGGCGTCAATGTGATGGGTGTGGTGCACGGCGTGCGTATCTTCACGCCCATGATGCTGGAGGCTGCGGCCAAAGATCCCGCCTGGCAGGGTCACATCGTCAACACCGCCAGCATGGCCGGGCTGCTGAACCCGCCCAATATGGGCGTGTACAACGTGAGCAAACATGCCGTGGTGTCCCTGAGCGAAACGCTGTATCAGGATTTGTCGCTGGTGACCGACCAGATCGGTGCATCGGTGCTGTGCCCGTTTTTTGTAGCCACCGGCATCGGCATGAGCCACCGCAACCGCCCGGCTGAGCTGGCAACCGACAAACCGACCAAAAGCCAGCTCATCCAGCAGGCCATGACCGGCAAGGCCGTGGGTTCTGGCAAGGTTACCGCCGCCCACGTTGCGCAACTGGTGTTTGACGCCATCGCAGCCAACCAGTTTTACATCTACAGCCATCCCAAGGCCATTCATTCCGTGCAGACCCGGCTCGAGGATGTACTGCAGGCCCGCAACCCGACCGACCCGTTTGCCGACAAACCTGAAATTGGACAGCAGCTCAAGCAGGCGTTGCGAGCGGCTTGA